The genomic window tatttttgataaaacttgccgtttttgataaaaatacaaaaaaaaagttttgacctttgaccttgaataactttttttaGCACACATGAGATCCATGGGGACTTTTGGCACTTTATTTTtactggtgtacccaaggtctctaccaaaattcagctctgtcgGAATTTTTGTTAATTGATCACTATTTTTATATCTATTTTGACCGTACTAATATACCATGTGTGTATCAGTTGGTGATGTAAAACGAATGAGTGGTTAGCGATGTAATTTAACGTTACTTAGTGTTAAATAATGTGAGTAGTATGTCAATTTATGTCCTGCGCCTGGTGCCTGTGCGAGTATTGAGAATAGTGTCCGCCATTTTGGCTTTTGACttcacgacggccattttggtgtcaaattacctaaaaaaatgacacaaaattcctagaaatttccctcaaatattcaataatttggaaTTCGAAAAACGTCAAAAGACATCTGCCTAAGAAAAAATCAAAATTCCCAATTGGGGCTTACATTCCCCATTGTGGCTTAAATCCCCATTTATAAGCCTCCAATTAGCCTCTGGTGGGAAgcgttgacattgaccttgaccgtaaaattaaaattatttaattcttaatcaaacattccgaaaaaaattccaaaaaattaataaaaaattgtttactttaaaCATTGCACTTAAAGTTACGCTCGCCTACTTGGATTTTAAAATGTTACActttttgttacgcccgccatcttggattctagaatgctCCACCTTTCGTTACGCACGCCATCTTGATTGTGTCTGTCGTCATCGTtatacttttcgttacggccgccatcttggattctaaataAACATTGGAATGGTCGTTACGGCCACTAACTTAAAGATCcgtaattattatgtattttattttaatgggaagtattttataattaacaaaaaattgattaataaaatttttaataaaactatttcgGCATCTTAGATTATGatgtcttggccgccatcttgaaaatccataattatttaactagaagatcgaaagaaaattgaaaatttataaaaaaataattaataaataaaattttagctAAAAAAACGCACTCACATCATGGTGTTctcggttcgaactcggtgagggcaaaattaaaaatggcgatggatctttcctccatggaagccaccggaaGAATGACCAACCAACAATAATGAcaaggtgtgtatatatatatcgccagttagtatgacgtcatgtccgctatcTAATTTTCCTATGCTGGAGGCCATCATCTTCGATTAAACATGTTGTTTTTGCCTTCTAGAGTGCACTCCCGCcaagttagtttaatttttacctgctagagtgcagccattattactgtggcacctgctatcttgaaatttggatgccatcttggaaatctggaatttttaaactataaattcaaaaaaaattctaaaattcattttaaaaatatgcaatcaatatactgattgattcaacagatttccatccttggttcgatacttgatcgatgcaaaaaattatattagacaaaaattatttaattaataaatcatgtacaaaatcctaaaagcagctcaAGTTCCTCATTTACCAACCTCCAGTAAGCAAAGATGACATATtggccaccatattgtaaatttgtatttattgatttaGAAATTCGGAAattattccaaaattcatcaaaaaaatcacttattaaaataatgatttattcaaTCGATATCTGTgcttggtttgattctcgaccAATGATAAGagaaactaaagcttaaaataaatttgaaattctaTTTTCAATTAAGTTTCGTGgagtttttaaattattctcTCTATAAAAAAAGACAATTTACAGGATACCTGCCCGACGAATTCAATGTTGTCGCGCTGCCTAACAgtgaagtctttttttttttttttttttttttttcgatgaatGAAATGCATTCAAACCAGGCCTTTTACTATGTTAgtagtcaagacaaagtcttcgaactgtcaaacctaaagtatcgataaaatcaatcacAAGCAATTGGACCAACGCAATCATGTTTTACCcctactaaaggaccaagaatccctgattttttttttatcaagaccaagaggttttgaattAGTAAATATCCAGAGCTACTAAATGTTTGACTAAGCACATTAAACGAAACgacacattttcaaaaaaatagaagaaaacacaatacacacacaatggacaaacagtacacacacagtacatgcaattgactcacagtacacacacaggacattcaatggacacacagaacacacagggcACACGCAATAGATACACAGTATACACACAAgtcacacacaaaaacacacagtacacacaatgaacacactcTTGTCTTTAAATAATTGTTGAAAAGTCCATATTACTTCTTTCTTATTCCTGTCTTGTCTTCTTATATGTCTCAAAATGCCTATATTCTTCTCAAGCACGAGGCGTGTCaatggggaaggggaagggggaggggaggacgGAGGAgggggcaccccccccccctcaaggcgCCGGAGGGGCGCGGGTCCCGCCGCAGACGGCGGTCACTCGCGCGGCGGCAGGCGCCGGGGCGCCACCTGTTGTCATGCCGGCGCGCTGGGCCTCGTCCGAGCGCCCGCTGTTCGTGCGCACCGTGTGGGCGGACGGCACGCGGCACGCCATCCTCTCGCGCGACGACCCGCTGCGGGCCCCGCCCCCCGCGCCGCCCCCGAGCCGCCCCCGCGCCGCCCGGCCACCGCCCTGCTGCGACTCCCGCCGCCAGCTGGAGCGCTGCCTCGTCAGGCTGCGGCTCGTGCTGCACGCCGCCCGCGCGCAGTCCCCCGCCGCCGAGGACGAGGACGAGGACTTCtcgccgcccccgcccccgcccccggaGTCGCCGCCGCCCTTCAGCGCGTCCAGCTCGTCCGCGTCGGAGCAGGAGCAGGAGCAGGAGCAGGAGCAGGAGCAGGAGCAGGGGGGCGAGGGCGACGAGGGGCTGCGGTGGGACGCCGGTCTGCCCCCTCAGGACCTCAACCCGCTGTCGCAGCGCGTGCTGCAGTGGCTGGACCTGGCGGCGAAGAGCGGcgcgccgccgcccccgccgcccccgccgcccccagCCCCGGGGCCGGAGGGGCGCGTCGAGAGGCGGGGCGCCGCCCCCGCCAGGACCGCGGCGGCGCTGAGCCACGTGGGCGCGGAGACGGCGCTGCAGGTGGTCGCGAGGGCGGTGCGCGGCCGGAGGCGGCGGCAGGCGGAGGCGCCGCCCCCGGAGGCCTGCGCGTCTCCCCGCCGCCACCAGCTGCACATCTTCATGCCGGTGCTGGCGAGGGACGCGGACAGCGCGTCGGACTGGAGCGGCGATCTGTGATCAGTGATCTGGCAGTCGCTGGCCAGACCTGCTCGGCGCGAGAGCCCGCCACACCGCCACCTGCCCTGTGCAGCCTCACCACTACTTCCGCACTTTTCATTCGGGCTGAGAAAATTGCAATTTACAATACAAAAACTGAAATGTTTCGCCGTAATGTTATTTACTCGGTACTCTAAATTTGTTGAGTAAATGTTTTTATCATATTTGTTTTGTGTGACCAGTTAAAGATACATTAAAATTCTGGTCTAATAACTtctcattatttaataaaatctggAATTATGAAACAAGTCTATAGTTAATTGTTAGTAAATACCGATAAACtttttaaggaaaataatttataccTTCTTGTGCGTGGAATTGTGCGTCGTATGTGTGTGAACtagagagaaaataattttttaagcgGCTCATAAAACTTGTAAATTCTTTTAAGTATTACAGAAACTTTtagtttttaatgtaaataatatttcgttGAACAAGTGTATGAATATGCTCAAGCTACTCTGATTTTTGACGTCTCTATCTTTATGTGTTTACATGCATATACCTTGTAGACCCCTACACATATGGCATGTCCATTAGTTTGCTTATTTTTGCGCAAGTATCGGCTGGCATTCCAACTAAAAAGGTTTCCTTTCAAAACATATTCCGGCTATATTACGTGAAATTAGTGCAAATTTCACAAGTTGCACTTCGAAATTTCTTTCGTTCCTTTTCACTCTTCCCccctcctatttttttttaaaaaaaagattgataTCTATTCTTTCTTATTTATAtagaataaaaaacaaaaataatatacttgATTTTAAGGGAATACAATCATGGCAGTGGTATCTTACAACGAAAACTCTGAAGCTAAGCATACTAAAAATATACTCCTTAGCTTTCCTCATTTAGTATCCATACTTATTGGGGAAATGGCGTCCAGCATACAACAGTTTTCAGTGTTTTTGCTTATTTCCCAGGAAAACCATAAAATGTGgcaaaaaaatacaagaaaatattttatacaattttgtattacaaaaattttagctATCACACTCTGTAATTTCAGTCACAGCAATTAAAAATACGATTTTACTTCTGTTTCAAATTTCAATGAATTCTTCACCACTTGTAACTTAAGTAAGAAAAGTGACATCTACATGAGGAAATACAGTCGTTTGCTATGTTAATGTAGCTAGGCGCATGAGCAGACATGCTGGCCTTATCTCGAAAGTCTAGCGCTACAAGGTGCTGGTTATCAACATATTGACAGTTTGTAATGAAAGAGATACCAATCGAATATTCACTACATGTAGAATGATGTAACACCCATAAGCACGTCGGTATGCCTTCTTGAGCCCCTCGCACGGGTCGACTGAGATCCTGGTGTGCCGGCGGTCCCTCGTTCCCTTGTGCGACTCTGGCGATCCAGGCGGTGATGTGCC from Bacillus rossius redtenbacheri isolate Brsri chromosome 1, Brsri_v3, whole genome shotgun sequence includes these protein-coding regions:
- the LOC134527133 gene encoding actin nucleation-promoting factor WASL-like; this translates as MGKGKGEGRTEEGAPPPPQGAGGARVPPQTAVTRAAAGAGAPPVVMPARWASSERPLFVRTVWADGTRHAILSRDDPLRAPPPAPPPSRPRAARPPPCCDSRRQLERCLVRLRLVLHAARAQSPAAEDEDEDFSPPPPPPPESPPPFSASSSSASEQEQEQEQEQEQEQGGEGDEGLRWDAGLPPQDLNPLSQRVLQWLDLAAKSGAPPPPPPPPPPAPGPEGRVERRGAAPARTAAALSHVGAETALQVVARAVRGRRRRQAEAPPPEACASPRRHQLHIFMPVLARDADSASDWSGDL